In Shewanella sp. VB17, a single genomic region encodes these proteins:
- a CDS encoding RNA methyltransferase yields the protein MVQIGLVNPKSPTNVGGIMRAAGCYQADAVFYTGKRYALAVSKGNAQYNTDTKRAGHIIPLQSVDSLLLAKADGVKLVCVDLVVGAIPLPEFVHPDKVLYVFGPEDGTIDQEIIDSADAVVYVPTIGCMNLAASVNVLLYDRLVKSGCHHGNDELIKRSRDTNNRVRVKP from the coding sequence GTGGTTCAGATAGGACTTGTTAATCCCAAAAGTCCTACTAATGTGGGTGGGATCATGCGCGCTGCAGGTTGCTATCAGGCAGATGCCGTTTTTTATACGGGGAAACGGTATGCATTAGCGGTCAGTAAGGGGAATGCTCAGTACAATACTGATACTAAAAGAGCAGGGCATATTATCCCGCTGCAATCTGTTGATAGTTTGCTTTTGGCTAAAGCCGATGGCGTGAAACTCGTGTGCGTGGATCTTGTGGTTGGTGCGATCCCTCTGCCTGAGTTTGTTCACCCAGATAAAGTCCTATATGTATTTGGCCCGGAAGATGGCACCATAGATCAAGAGATCATAGACAGTGCTGATGCTGTGGTCTATGTACCCACTATAGGGTGTATGAATTTGGCAGCATCAGTCAATGTACTACTTTACGATAGACTCGTTAAGTCAGGTTGTCATCATGGCAATGATGAATTGATTAAGCGCAGTCGCGATACTAACAATCGGGTGAGAGTGAAGCCTTAA
- a CDS encoding YfcL family protein produces MLEQYETALYEWIDDIVAKGNEDALFASGYLQGHFAVAISQLEIETEQNFSALNEKMHVCMTLAKQELADADYALVDSAWKQLSDRLAP; encoded by the coding sequence ATGTTAGAGCAGTATGAAACCGCCTTGTATGAATGGATAGACGATATCGTTGCCAAAGGGAATGAAGATGCCCTGTTTGCCAGTGGTTATCTACAAGGACATTTTGCTGTGGCCATTTCACAACTTGAAATTGAAACGGAACAAAACTTTTCAGCCTTAAATGAAAAAATGCATGTATGTATGACATTAGCTAAACAAGAACTGGCAGATGCAGATTATGCACTTGTTGATTCGGCATGGAAACAGCTTAGTGACAGATTAGCCCCGTGA